The Horticoccus luteus DNA window GCTGCGGTTTCTGGGCTGGAATCACTGTCACGCGATAAACGTTCTCCGGCGCGAGGTATTGGCGGGCGAGGGCGTCGATGTCGGTTTTGCTGATCGACTCGACATCCGTCTGACGCGAGCGGGCCCAGTCGAGGACTTCCGGTTTCTCTTGCGCGCGGCTGAGCACGGCGGCGAGCCAGTAGCGGTTGCTGCGCACGCTTTCGCGCAGGCTCGTCAGCAGGGGGAGTTTGGCGCGTTTCAATTCGTCGTCGGTCGCACCGTGCGCCTGCAAATCGGCGGCTTGCGCGATCATCGCAGCGCGCAGTTCGGAGGCTTGGGCGGGGTCGACGACGGAGCTGGCGTTGATCATGCCGTAGCCGGGAAACGCATCGCTCGCCATGCTGCCGACGTCGGGGCTGTAGGTGCCGCCGAGTTTTTCGCGCACGGTCACACGCAGGCGGTCGCCCAGGATGTCGGCGAGAACGTTCAGGCGACGGGTGCGGCTGACGTCGTTGGCATCGGTCGTCGGCCAGAAGAGCGCGACGAGGCCTTTGGGGATTTCGGAGCTGATGGTGTAATCGCGTTCGTGCGAGCCGGTGGGAAAATGCACCTCGTGCGCAGCGGGCAGGGCGGGTTTCGGTTCGCGCGGTGGCAGGGCGCCGAGCGTGCGGGCGACGTCGGCGATGGAGGCGTCGACATCGAGGTCGCCAACGATCGCGAGTTCGATCGCGCCGTGCTGAAGCTGCGGGGCGAGCCACGCTTTCACCTCGGCGAGGTTGCGTTGCATCATCTGGTCCTGCGGCGGCAGGCCGAAGCGCGGGTCGTCGTTGGCGAGCCAGTGCGGGACGTCGGTCGCGAGCGGGCCTTCGGGCGTGTGCGCGATGCTGGCGTAGAGTTGCGTGATGCCTTCGCGCGCCTGGCGCAGCGCTTCGGGCCGGTAGCCGGGATCGACGAGGTGGGCAGTGAGCAATTGCAGTTCGAGCAGGAGATCTTCGGGCGTTGTGGCGCCGCCGAAATTCAGATGATCGGGCGCGGCGGCGAAGGAGACGCCGACGTTTTTGCCGGCGAGCAAGCGATGCAGATCGTCGACGCTGTGGCGGCCGAGGCCACCGGCGATGAACGTGCCGCCGGCGAGCGCGGCGAGGCCGCGTTGGTCGCGGGGCTCGGTCAACTGGCCGACGCCGACGCGGGCGTTGAGCCGGATCACGTGCGCTTCGAAGGGCGTGCGTTTCAGATTGAGACGGACGCCGTTTTTGAACTGCACGAGCGTGATCCCGAGATCGGCGACTTCGCGGCGGCTCGCCACCGCGCCGGCGGGACCAAAATCGGTGTAGGCAAACTGGCCGACGGATTCCTCGGCGGGTGCGGCGACGGCGACGGACTGGGCGTGTCGATACGCGGTCGCGATCGCGGCGGCGGCGTCGCCGGGGATTTTCGCGTTACCGCCGACGATGAGGGAGCGGCCAGGCGCGGCCCATGCCTGGCGGAGCGCGGCGAGACAGTCGGCGGGCGTGACGCGCGCGAGGGTGGGGACGAAGAGATCGCGCTCGGTCGCGGGCGTGGTGAAGACGTTGCGATCGAGAATGGCGGCGCCGATTTCCTCGGCGAGGGCGTCGGAATGGCGCGTGGGCGCGGCGTCGGCGGCCTGCTCGAGGGCGGTGCGATAGTTGGCGGTGGCCTCGGCGAGTTCGGCGGCGGTGAAGCCGTGCTCGAGCGCGCCGCGCAAGGCTTGTTCGCCAGCGGCGAGCGCGGGACTCCATTGGTCAGGGCGACAGATGAGCGAGAGGCTCGCTTCGCGCACGAAGTCGAAGCTCTCGTCGATGCCGATGCTGGCGGAGGAGAAGGGCGCGTGCTCCTGTTTGGCGAGGATGGCGAGGCGGCGGTTGAGCATCGCGACGGCGAGCTGGCGCGGGAGATATTTGAGGCGGTTGGCGGCGGTGTCGGCTTCGTAGGCGTAGGACGAAACGGTGTTGATGGAGACGGTGGTGGCGGGCGCTTCGGCGTCGGCGTGGTAAAACGCGTTGACCTTTTGCGGCGCGGGCACGGTGCCGAGCGAGGGCTTGGGTTCGGCGGGGGCGCGGGCGGTCAAGGAACCGAACGCGGCGCGCACGGCGGTCTCGACGGCGGCGGGGTCGATGTCGCCGACCACGACGAGCGCCATCAATTCGGGGCGATACCACGTGTTGTAAAAGGCTTCGAAGAGCGGGCGGTCGGCGTGTTCGATGACGTTGGGCAGGCCGATGGGGAGACGCGCGGGAATGCGCGTGCCGCCGAGGAGAAAATCGAGTTCGGCGGTGAATTCACGGTAACCGACGTCGTCGCGGGCGCGTTTTTCGGCGAGAATGATGCCGCGCTCTTTTTCGATTTGATCGGGACGCAGGAGAAGACCGCCGGCAAAATCAGAGAAGACGCGGAGGCCCTCGGTGATCGTCGCCGCGTGAGTGTTGGGCAGTTCGATTTGATAGATCGTGCGGTCGAAAGAGGTGCTGGCGTTGGTGTCGCCGCCGAAGCTCATGCCGAGGCGTTGAAAGAATTCGACGAGGGTGCCGGGCGGATAATGGGTGCTGCCGTTGAACGCCATGTGCTCGAGGAAGTGGGCGAGGCCGCGCTGGTTGTCGTGTTCTTCGAAGGAGCCGGCGTGGACGAAGAGGCGGAGCGATACGCGGCCTTTCGGCTCGGCGTTGGCGCGGATGGCGTAGCGAAAGCCGTTGTCGAGCTGGCCGTAGTGGACGGCGGGATCGGGCGGCAAATCGCTCTGCGCGACGGCTGGGGCGGGCAATGCCTTAGTGGTGGGCGGCGCAGCGAAGGGCGTGAGGGCGGCGCCGAGGAAGAGCGCGACGGCCAGAAACAAGTGGGACAAGCGCGGCGATTTCTGCATGGTGGAAAAGTGGGGCCGGTCGCTTGGGTCGTCAAAGACGCAACGGCGGGCGCAACCGGTTCGACCGGGGCGCGATGGCTCCGCTCCCTTTTTTTCATGCTCTGGCTTTATCGACTTCTTTTTCTGCCGGTTTTGCTCGTGTCGGCGCCGTTTTACCTGCGGCGGATGCAGAAGCGCGGCGGTTACGGCGAGCATTTCGGGCAACGTTTCGGGCGGGTGCCGACGCTGCCGCCGCGGCGGCCGGGCGTGCCGCGCATCTGGCTGCAGGCGGTGAGCGTCGGCGAAGTGCTCGCGATCGCTCCGCTGGTGGCGGCGTGGCGGGCGGATGGCGTGGAGGTCTATCTGACCACGACGACGAGCACCGGCTACCGCGTGGCGGTGGAACGGTATCGCGGGCAGGTGCTGGCGGTGGGTTATTTCCCGCTCGATGGCTGGCTGTTTTCCGCGCGGGCGTGGCGGCAGGTGCAGCCTGATCTGGCGGTATTGACAGAAGGCGAGCGCTGGCCGGAGCACATGGCGCAGGCGCAGCGGCGCGGCGTGCCGGTGATCGCGATCAATGCGCGCATGTCGGACCGGAGTCTGCGGCGGATGCGGCGTTGGCGCTGGGCGGTGCAGCCGATGATGGGGGCGTTGACGCGCGTGCTGGCGAGTTCAGCGCACGATGCGGAGCGCTTTCGGGAACTCGGCGTGCCGCCGGAGCGGCTGATGACGACGGGAAATTTGAAATTGGACGTGACGATCGAAACCCTCGACGCGGTCGCGAAGGCGAAACTGCGACGAGAACTCGGGCTGCGCGGCGGACTCGTGCTGGTGGGCTCTTCGACGTGGCAGGGAGAGGAGGAAATGTTGTTGCAGGCGTGGCGCGCGGCGCGCGCGGAAGGCGTGGATTGCTCGCTGTTAATCGTGCCGCGTCATGCCGAGCGGCGCGCCGCGCTGGTGGCGCAACTGGAGGCGGCGCGCGTGAGTTTTCATCTGCGGTCGCGCGGCGCGGCGCCGGCGGAGGTGGACGTGGCGGTGGGCGACACGACGGGAGAGTTGAGCCGGTTGGTGCAGCTCGCGGATTTAGTTTTCATCGGCAAAAGTCTGCCGCCGAACGAAGGCGGACAGACGCCGGTCGAGTCGGCGGCACTGGGCAAGCCCATCGTGTTCGGGCCGGCGATGAGCAATTTTCGCGTGATCTCAGCGGAGTTGGTCGCGGCGGGTGCGGCGTGGCAGGGAAACGATCGCGCAGCGGTGGCGGGGAAATTGGTGACGTTGCTGCAGGATGAGGCGCAACGCGCGACGATGGCGCGGGCGGCGATCGAGTGGCATCGAGCCAACGTCGGAGCGATGGGGCGCACCCTGGCGGTGATCCGCGACGAACTGGCGCGCGGGCGGCGAAATTGAGGCGGAGACGGCGCGCGGATTACGCGCTCTGACTTTGCTCGGCGAGACGCGCGGGACTGCCGGCGAGGCCGCCGAGCGCGGGGCTGATGTGATTCCACACCGCGGTCGCTTTTTCGCCCACGAGCAAGCGGCATTTGGCCAGCTCCGCTTCGCGGGCGGCACGGTTTTGCGCGGCGATTTGCGCGAGATCGTCGAGGTTGTAAACGAAGACGTTGTCGAGGCGCGCGACGTCGGCGTCGACATCGCGGGGCAAGGCCAGATCGATGAAGAAAAGGGGGCGGGCGGAGCGTTTTTTGATCGCGGCGGCGGCGAGCGGGACGGGGATCACGGCGGCGGGCGCCGAGGTGCAGCAGACGACGATGTCGAATTCCGCGAGGCGCGATTCGTGTTGTTCGAAGGGCAGCGCGCTGGCGCCGAGCGCGGTGGCGAGCTCCATCGCGCGTTCGAGGCGGCGGCTGGAGACGGTGAGCGAGGTTGAGCCGCGGCTTTGAAAGGCGCGGGCGGTTTTCTCGCCGATCTCACCGGCGCCGAGGAGGAGGATGCGGGTGCTGGCGAGATCGCCGTAGATGGTGAGCGCGAGGTCGACGGCGACGTTGGCGACGCTCACGTGGCCTTCGCCGATCGCGGTGGTGGCGCGAATGTGTTTCGCCGCTTGAAACGCTTTTTGAAACAGGCGGTTCAACACGGCGCCCGTGTGGCCGGCGGCTTGGGCGGCGGCGTAGGCTTGTTTCACCTGACCGAGAATTTCCGCTTCACCGAGCATCTGGGAATCGAGACCGGCGGCGACTTCGAAGAGGTGCCGCACGGCGTCGGGTCCGGCGAGGTGCAGCCGGAACTGCTGAAACTCCGCGGGGGCGAAATGCTGGCGCGAGCAAAAGGCGGCTTCGACGCGCGCCACGGCGTCGGCGGACGTGGCGACGCCGTAAAACTCCACGCGGTTGCACGTGTTGAGCACGGTCAGTTCGCGGAGCGCACCGCTGGCGGCGAGCTCGGCCTGCAACTCGGCGGCGGCCTCGGGGGGCAGCGACAGGCGCTCGCGCACCGCGATCGGTGTGGTGTGGTGCGTGGCGCCGAGAACGAACAAGCCCTTACTCATGGCCGGTGACGTAGCCGGTGGGATG harbors:
- the hemA gene encoding glutamyl-tRNA reductase, coding for MSKGLFVLGATHHTTPIAVRERLSLPPEAAAELQAELAASGALRELTVLNTCNRVEFYGVATSADAVARVEAAFCSRQHFAPAEFQQFRLHLAGPDAVRHLFEVAAGLDSQMLGEAEILGQVKQAYAAAQAAGHTGAVLNRLFQKAFQAAKHIRATTAIGEGHVSVANVAVDLALTIYGDLASTRILLLGAGEIGEKTARAFQSRGSTSLTVSSRRLERAMELATALGASALPFEQHESRLAEFDIVVCCTSAPAAVIPVPLAAAAIKKRSARPLFFIDLALPRDVDADVARLDNVFVYNLDDLAQIAAQNRAAREAELAKCRLLVGEKATAVWNHISPALGGLAGSPARLAEQSQSA
- a CDS encoding 3-deoxy-D-manno-octulosonic acid transferase yields the protein MLWLYRLLFLPVLLVSAPFYLRRMQKRGGYGEHFGQRFGRVPTLPPRRPGVPRIWLQAVSVGEVLAIAPLVAAWRADGVEVYLTTTTSTGYRVAVERYRGQVLAVGYFPLDGWLFSARAWRQVQPDLAVLTEGERWPEHMAQAQRRGVPVIAINARMSDRSLRRMRRWRWAVQPMMGALTRVLASSAHDAERFRELGVPPERLMTTGNLKLDVTIETLDAVAKAKLRRELGLRGGLVLVGSSTWQGEEEMLLQAWRAARAEGVDCSLLIVPRHAERRAALVAQLEAARVSFHLRSRGAAPAEVDVAVGDTTGELSRLVQLADLVFIGKSLPPNEGGQTPVESAALGKPIVFGPAMSNFRVISAELVAAGAAWQGNDRAAVAGKLVTLLQDEAQRATMARAAIEWHRANVGAMGRTLAVIRDELARGRRN
- a CDS encoding M16 family metallopeptidase, producing MQKSPRLSHLFLAVALFLGAALTPFAAPPTTKALPAPAVAQSDLPPDPAVHYGQLDNGFRYAIRANAEPKGRVSLRLFVHAGSFEEHDNQRGLAHFLEHMAFNGSTHYPPGTLVEFFQRLGMSFGGDTNASTSFDRTIYQIELPNTHAATITEGLRVFSDFAGGLLLRPDQIEKERGIILAEKRARDDVGYREFTAELDFLLGGTRIPARLPIGLPNVIEHADRPLFEAFYNTWYRPELMALVVVGDIDPAAVETAVRAAFGSLTARAPAEPKPSLGTVPAPQKVNAFYHADAEAPATTVSINTVSSYAYEADTAANRLKYLPRQLAVAMLNRRLAILAKQEHAPFSSASIGIDESFDFVREASLSLICRPDQWSPALAAGEQALRGALEHGFTAAELAEATANYRTALEQAADAAPTRHSDALAEEIGAAILDRNVFTTPATERDLFVPTLARVTPADCLAALRQAWAAPGRSLIVGGNAKIPGDAAAAIATAYRHAQSVAVAAPAEESVGQFAYTDFGPAGAVASRREVADLGITLVQFKNGVRLNLKRTPFEAHVIRLNARVGVGQLTEPRDQRGLAALAGGTFIAGGLGRHSVDDLHRLLAGKNVGVSFAAAPDHLNFGGATTPEDLLLELQLLTAHLVDPGYRPEALRQAREGITQLYASIAHTPEGPLATDVPHWLANDDPRFGLPPQDQMMQRNLAEVKAWLAPQLQHGAIELAIVGDLDVDASIADVARTLGALPPREPKPALPAAHEVHFPTGSHERDYTISSEIPKGLVALFWPTTDANDVSRTRRLNVLADILGDRLRVTVREKLGGTYSPDVGSMASDAFPGYGMINASSVVDPAQASELRAAMIAQAADLQAHGATDDELKRAKLPLLTSLRESVRSNRYWLAAVLSRAQEKPEVLDWARSRQTDVESISKTDIDALARQYLAPENVYRVTVIPAQKPQP